In Phaseolus vulgaris cultivar G19833 chromosome 10, P. vulgaris v2.0, whole genome shotgun sequence, a single genomic region encodes these proteins:
- the LOC137819243 gene encoding uncharacterized protein, whose amino-acid sequence MGGGMEANKNKFIEEWGTARENLELNFRWTRRNLALVGIFGIAIPVLVYKGIVREFHMQDEDNGRPYRKFM is encoded by the exons atgGGAGGAGGAATGGAAGCAAACAAGAACAAATTCATAGAGGAGTGGGGCACTGCTAGAGAGAATCTGGAGTTGAATTTCCGTTGGACTCGCCGCAACCTCGCCCTTGTTGGCATCTTCGGCATCGCCATTCCCGTCCTTGTCTACAAGGGCATTGTCCGTGAATTC CATATGCAAGATGAAGATAATGGTAGGCCGTACAGGAAGTTCATGTGA